Proteins encoded together in one Gemmatimonadota bacterium DH-78 window:
- a CDS encoding ligase-associated DNA damage response DEXH box helicase: protein MSAGVDALERWFAERGWRPFGFQREVWRAWSEGESGLLHVPTGLGKTVAAAGGPLGAAVEAPEDDASGLRLLWITPLRALARDTETALSELTAGLGLDWRVERRTGDTAAALKRRQKTHPPEVLITTPESLSLLLTETRHPRIFAALDTVVVDEWHELLGSKRGVQCELGLARLRTLRPDLRTWGLSATLQNLHEAQNTLLGPGAGGRLVGAGDDVPSGAIELRTVLPDPAGPDRFPWAGHLGLRLLEPVLAELDAPGTALLFTNTRSQAELWHRAIVEARPDWADDVLLHHGSLAREARTAAEERLRLGTARCVVCTSTLDLGVDFSPVDRVIQVGSPKGVARLLQRAGRSGHRPGGVRRIVCVPTHALEIVEFAAARTSIEAGSVEPRHPLVGALDVLCQHLVTRALGGGFTRAEIAAEVRSTRAYRDLADSALDWCLDFVTRGGATLEAYPRYHRVVRAGDRFVVESRSVARRHRMSVGTITDDGQMQVRFLKGGRLGRVEERFVSRLSPGDRFLFAGRELELVRTRDMVAWVRLAKGRKARRPVPRWAGGRMPLSTHLAEAVAAALSGSGSQHTPEMAAVAPLLEVQARWSRLPGHAHLLGERHRTREGHHLFLFPFLGRAAHEGLAALVAWRLSQRAPRTASVSANDYGFEIVSPDPLPDDPGEWVPLWSPDRLIDDLHACMNATELARRRFRDVARVSGLVFQGPPGRPKSARQLQASAGLIYDVLARWDPENLLLQQAHREVLDHELEVRRLREGLERMTALPPVFTTPPRLTPLAFPIWAERMQAQVSTESWVDRVRRVAGRLEKAAGTAGA from the coding sequence GTGAGCGCGGGTGTCGACGCGCTCGAGCGGTGGTTCGCCGAACGCGGGTGGAGGCCGTTCGGATTTCAGCGCGAGGTGTGGAGGGCCTGGTCGGAAGGCGAGAGCGGCCTTCTGCACGTGCCCACCGGGCTCGGCAAGACGGTGGCGGCGGCGGGCGGACCCCTCGGGGCGGCGGTCGAGGCCCCCGAAGACGATGCGTCGGGGCTGAGACTGCTCTGGATCACCCCGTTGCGTGCCCTCGCTCGCGACACCGAGACGGCGTTGTCGGAACTGACGGCCGGGCTGGGCCTCGACTGGCGGGTCGAGCGCCGAACCGGCGACACCGCCGCCGCCCTGAAGAGACGCCAGAAGACCCACCCGCCGGAGGTGCTGATCACCACTCCGGAGTCGCTCTCGCTCCTGCTCACGGAGACGCGGCATCCCCGCATCTTCGCCGCGCTCGACACGGTGGTGGTCGACGAGTGGCACGAGCTGCTCGGCAGCAAGCGCGGGGTGCAGTGCGAACTGGGGCTCGCCCGCCTCCGCACGCTGCGCCCCGATCTCCGCACGTGGGGCCTCTCGGCCACGCTCCAGAATCTTCACGAGGCGCAGAATACGCTGTTGGGCCCCGGAGCGGGCGGTCGGCTCGTGGGAGCCGGCGACGACGTGCCCTCGGGGGCGATCGAACTGCGCACCGTGCTCCCCGACCCCGCGGGCCCGGACCGGTTTCCGTGGGCGGGGCATCTCGGGCTCCGGTTGCTGGAGCCGGTGCTCGCCGAACTCGACGCACCGGGCACCGCTCTGCTCTTCACCAACACCCGCTCGCAGGCCGAGCTCTGGCACCGGGCCATCGTCGAGGCGCGTCCGGACTGGGCCGACGACGTGCTGCTTCACCATGGCTCGCTCGCCCGCGAGGCGCGCACGGCGGCCGAAGAGCGACTCCGTCTGGGCACGGCCCGCTGCGTGGTGTGCACCTCCACCCTCGACCTGGGCGTCGATTTCTCACCGGTGGATCGCGTGATTCAGGTCGGCAGCCCGAAGGGGGTGGCGCGGCTTCTACAGCGGGCCGGGCGCAGTGGCCACCGCCCCGGCGGCGTGCGCCGAATCGTGTGCGTGCCCACTCACGCGCTGGAGATCGTGGAGTTCGCAGCCGCCCGGACCTCCATCGAGGCGGGCTCGGTGGAGCCGCGACATCCTCTGGTGGGTGCGCTCGACGTGCTGTGCCAGCACCTGGTCACCCGGGCGCTGGGCGGAGGCTTCACACGGGCGGAGATCGCCGCGGAGGTGCGGAGCACCCGTGCCTACCGAGACCTCGCCGACTCGGCGCTCGACTGGTGTCTCGACTTCGTCACGCGCGGGGGAGCGACGCTCGAGGCCTACCCTCGCTACCACCGGGTGGTGCGCGCCGGCGACCGCTTCGTGGTGGAGTCGCGATCCGTGGCGCGTCGACACCGCATGTCCGTCGGCACGATCACCGACGACGGTCAGATGCAGGTCCGCTTTCTCAAGGGAGGTCGGCTCGGCCGGGTGGAGGAGCGTTTCGTCTCGCGGCTCTCGCCCGGCGATCGGTTTCTCTTCGCCGGCCGGGAACTCGAACTCGTGCGCACCCGTGACATGGTCGCCTGGGTGCGCCTGGCGAAGGGGCGGAAGGCGCGCCGGCCCGTGCCGCGCTGGGCGGGGGGCCGCATGCCGTTGTCCACGCACCTGGCAGAGGCGGTGGCCGCGGCCCTGTCCGGCTCGGGGTCGCAGCACACGCCGGAGATGGCGGCCGTGGCCCCGCTGCTCGAGGTTCAGGCGCGATGGTCGAGACTGCCCGGCCACGCCCATCTGCTCGGAGAGCGGCACCGCACGCGCGAGGGGCACCACCTCTTTCTCTTTCCCTTCCTGGGCCGCGCGGCCCACGAGGGGTTGGCGGCGCTGGTGGCCTGGCGGCTGTCGCAGCGCGCCCCTCGCACGGCCTCGGTGTCGGCCAACGACTACGGGTTCGAGATCGTCTCGCCCGATCCCCTTCCGGACGATCCGGGCGAGTGGGTCCCGCTGTGGAGCCCCGACCGCCTGATCGACGATCTGCACGCCTGCATGAACGCCACGGAGCTGGCTCGGCGCCGCTTTCGCGACGTGGCTCGCGTGTCGGGACTGGTGTTTCAGGGCCCCCCGGGACGTCCGAAGTCGGCGCGGCAGCTTCAGGCGTCGGCCGGGCTGATCTACGACGTGCTGGCCCGCTGGGATCCCGAGAACCTCCTGCTCCAGCAGGCGCATCGAGAGGTGCTCGACCACGAGTTGGAGGTACGGCGGCTCCGCGAGGGGCTCGAGCGGATGACCGCGCTGCCGCCGGTCTTCACCACCCCGCCCCGTCTCACCCCTC